ATTACGACCAGATGGGCAAGGTGGCGGATACCTTTAGCAAAGAATCTGGTCAGACGCAGCAGCTTTTCCAGCAATTGTCCAAGATCGCGGGCGATCTCGCTGGTGGTGGCTGGGTCGGTGAAGGAAACGATAAGTTTCAGACAGAATTCAACGATATTGTGAAGAAGGCGATGGACAAACTTGTCCGCGTCCTCGAAGATGCGGCAAGCGCCAGCAAGCGTATTTCCGACGCCCTCAAGCAGGCGGAAGACGAATCGGGCGGGTTGTTCGCCTAAGGGTCTTAACACCGCTTAGATATATCACTAGAAACGCAATCAGAATCAGTGGAGGAAATCAATCATGTCTGTTGATGTGCAAATCGACTATGAGATGGCAGATGAGGCAGTGAAGTTGTTTGCCAATGGGCAGCAGCAGCTTAACGAAACGCTTCAGGCAATGGAGCAGTTGGCGAACACGATGGAGCAGGGTGCGCTCCTCGGTGATGGTGGCGATATGTTCGCCCAAGCCCTGCGCAGCCGTCTTGGGCCCCGTCTGCGTAAATTGGCAGCGAAACTGGGCGAGATTTCAAAGGATATTAAGGCAGCCAGCGCCGACATCCGTGCCGCAGACACGAAGGGCAAGCAAGGCTTCAAGAGCTAAGTTCGCCTCAATTAACAGCACAGCGAAAGCGACAATCACAGGGAGCTAAGGAGAAGCAATCATGTCGGTATTTACCTTCGTTGCAAACGAAATCGTTGAACAAATCAACACCTATAAGGGTCAGGGCGAGCAATGTGATCGCGTGGTTTCCCAGATCAAGACCGGCGTTCAACCCATTCAGGGTGGCGCGTGGAAGGGTCAGGGCGCCCGTGCCTACATCGGCGTGATCATCGGGCAGGTCATCCCCCACATCATCGAATTGATCGCCGCCATCACCGGCTTCGGGGGCAACCTCGGCAAGGCGCTCAATATCATGAACCAGGCGGATAAGATGGTCAGCGGCATTGTTGGGCAAGTCAGCGACATGTTCGATCAGGTGTTCTAGGCTTTAACCGCCTAAAACCACAGCGAATTCA
This genomic interval from Anaerolineales bacterium contains the following:
- a CDS encoding WXG100 family type VII secretion target, which gives rise to MSVFTFVANEIVEQINTYKGQGEQCDRVVSQIKTGVQPIQGGAWKGQGARAYIGVIIGQVIPHIIELIAAITGFGGNLGKALNIMNQADKMVSGIVGQVSDMFDQVF
- a CDS encoding WXG100 family type VII secretion target, giving the protein MAGKIQCDYDQMGKVADTFSKESGQTQQLFQQLSKIAGDLAGGGWVGEGNDKFQTEFNDIVKKAMDKLVRVLEDAASASKRISDALKQAEDESGGLFA
- a CDS encoding WXG100 family type VII secretion target; protein product: MSVDVQIDYEMADEAVKLFANGQQQLNETLQAMEQLANTMEQGALLGDGGDMFAQALRSRLGPRLRKLAAKLGEISKDIKAASADIRAADTKGKQGFKS